The DNA window TCTGTCCTGGAGTGGCTGGAGGGTCTTggtcctcatacacacacacacccttcatcgccatgacacagagagatagatcAGGCCTGAGAATGGACTTAGCGAAAGAATATATTATCAATtattaacattttatttatttaatttgataTTTATTGTTCTCTGAACATTTAATGTATGTACAATGTCTTCTGTGGAAAAACATAGGGACATTTAAAGTGTGGCCTTGTCCTTACATCACTATACATTGGTATAGATTGCAATAAAActatttttgtatttgatttgtatttgattataTTAACTGATGTTGTTATTTCATTTTCCCATTCCCCTATTCAGTACCTTTACATCTGGTATACCTGGAAACAGAAATTCATGCtactgacatctagtggttTTAAATAGAACAGAAAAGCAGCACAGTGCTGGCTGATTAATACCGGAACTTTTTTGGGAACTGTAAAAAATCTGTATAATACTACTTATTATTACTAGATTCATTGTATTGTTATGTATCAATTGACCTCAAGGAACTGAAGCCTATTTTCATGATTCATTCAGTTAGATGATGTCTCGAAACTGAGTACTCTCGCACTACAAGACAGCAGAAGTGATTAACAGCAGGAAATTATGAGGTGTCGTAATCAGCAGTATTTAtgtaacagttttttgtttCCTTGTGGTTACAAGGTCAAGTTGTTTTAGTTATTTGTCCAACTGTCATGGTCAGCATAAGGAGTGTCCAAGACGTTGAAGGTCAGTTCCAGTTGACTGTGGTTTTACTGACCCCAAATTCCTCAGGACAGTCCCTCAGTTGATTGCTACATACTTGTCCAATTGAAATAGTAAACTGGGCCAAGTTGTGCCATTCATAGGGGGATTAATGCGTGTCAACACTACACACATTAactggggggggttagggggcaCGGCAACATTACACATCCACTGAATGGACAAAAAAGAATAATGATCTGATATCAGTGGTTTAACACCAGTCAgaatcagtgtgtgtctgtgtgaccttGGGATAAGGGAACTATAGTGACACAGAGTTGTATATTACATATTGATGTAACAACTTCCAGGAATATCTGATTTTAGCATTCCAGCTACACAGGAGTGCCAGTGAGAAAAGGAAACCATTCCAGTGTGTTACATAACACAGGATGTAATGTTTCAgcaagaacatacacacacattcacacacagaacaaaataACGTCAAGAATGTTGTAAAAAACTCAAATAAAGCACACTGAATCAATGTCAGCTAATATATACGACCTCTTAACACtcagataaatacatacacacttTCATTCACATCATGCTGTCATACTTTACAATACAGCTATCAAACAACctgtcacacagagagatgagTTGTAATGCTAGGGCCGGATGGGCTGTTACTACAGACACTAAAATAGAAGGCCCAGATTATTTGTGTCTGATAGACTGCTCGTAAATCAAGATTAGTGCCATTTGTAACAAGTACAGGTATGTGATAATTGTTTGGTCTTGATATAGTTGTAATAATCATTCCTAGTTTTGGGTGGGGGTATAGTCTGATATGGGTGCAGAATGTGAACTGGTGGCAGGGTGTAGGGCAGGGGTGTTCATTCCTGGTCTTCAGGATCCTCAATCCTGCTCCaatacacctgattcaaatgaacggggATGTGATAACCATTCATTGGGATCAGGTATGCTGGAGCAggtaaacatctaaaacatacaggacagtggaccCTGAGGACGAGGATTAAACACCTGTCGGGGAAGGCAGAGGGTAGGGGGTAAAGTCCGAGCAGGGTGGCCAATTGACTACTGCTTGTTGAGCAGTAGTGGATGATGTGTTGTTGCCTAACCATCATTGTGCAACGACAGGACTATGACAGGACAATGACACCAGATCATGATTGTTCTGTAACAAGTGCTATTTTTTATTTTCGCAGAAAACAAATTACAAGGATTTTGCCAATTCATCGTTATTCATAGCGAAAAAAGGGTAAAAAGAGAAGTTTGAGAAGTTGTTGTACTTTATGTAAATCAGATAAGTACACATTGATttggttacatttacatgtagaaACCCCTACTTCAGTTTGAGGGCTATGTTGGTGTCACTGTGAATGTCTTTCCCATAAAAGGCTGAACAAACCAAAAATTGTTAACAAGCAAACATcaactctgtgtgtctgtgtcaacaaatgtttgtttttgaaagGGGGGCATAGTAGTAATGAGAGGCCACGTGACTTGACCAAGCCAATAAATCAcatggagagaagaagaaagtaaAGACAGATCCCATTGGGACCCCAGTAGACGTTAATTACAAGAGCCGTACAAAAAATACTGAAAAATTAAAGACAAATTTTAATAATTGACTCACAGATTTGGGTGACAATAGAAGAGGTTTAGGAGAATTGTATTAACTTCTATGACACTTCCCAGAAATCTAGAAGGGGAAATCTTCAGGGGGAATATGGACCCTGGACCACAGAATTAGCTGTATCATGTTCTTATATCACCTCTCTACCTTTCAACTTCTCTGCCTCGGTTTCTGTCATTGCCACCCGCCGGGGATGGCATACAGCTCACAGCCAATCCGCCAACCCgccaacccacacacatgcacacgcacatgcacatacactcaGAGGAAGTTCCTAGCGCCCAGAATATAAGATGATAGCAAAGCAAAGTTcatctttcctttctttctcttagaAACCCCAACAAATCACCACCTGACAAAGAGCATCATAGTTGACTTGTCATCATTAGTGGATGGCGTAAGCGAAAAGAACTTCTTTCCATACTGAGCAAACATACTACTATTTCCACACGGGGGTAGAATACCACATGCATGGTGTTGGTAAACATATGAGGTCctagtcagaatcagaatttgtttttattgccatgtaagtttacataaacacagaatttactgtggcaggaattcctggtgcatacaataaacagatcttatatttaaaaaaaggaaaCCTCATTTGATAATGGATTTATGATTTGAGATAAAATGATAAATTACTTTAGActttttattataataatacatcataattataataattataataataattgattTGATATGTAATGCACTTTACGTTTGaaaaaatctcaaagtgctaatGTCAATATTATAATACCATACTGGCACTGTGTGCCAATTGTGGGCAACATTAATTCAAGGCAAAACATCACTTAGTGATGGTATTATTAAAAGCAGCATCATAATAAGCAAAACTTATTAATCATGAATTATATTTTTGCAACAACACCAAGAAAATGCTAGTGGAGGAGTACGTTTCCTATGTGACCAAGCCAATGACGTATCAATACCCCAAAATACTTACAGGAACTCCCTCCCTCAGGAAGTGAATAAAGGTGAAGGAATTTTTGCACTTTACATTgtactgtgtatatatacaggtcTGTATCTGGTCCAGAGTGTATACTTGCTTTTCATCAACCTCTCTTTAAGAAGAAACTCTGACCTTGACCCGAGTCTCCACTTTGTAAGGTTCCTGGCTGCATCCAGAAAACCCACTGCTCAGCTCCAGGACCATCCACGTCTCCATCCAAGAGCTCTCCAGACTGCTCTATATCCAGCATTTTGTGCAGAACCAGACTCCAGGATGACTCCATACTCTTCACTCTTGTCTTTCCTTGCtgcactgtgtatgtgtggccaTGCCCTCACCTCTCGTGTGGTGTGCTCTGACCGCTGCTGCTCCTTTGTAGAGGACTTCCCTGCCAGGCTCAAGGAGCTGCGCGCATCCTTCTCCAAGATCAGAGACTTCTATGTAAGTACTACAGCACCATagtccagtgtgtgtgctgcttttGTCAGCACAAATCTCATTCCTACAATTTCAGAGCATCTGTTCAGAGCATGTCTCCATCTCGGCTGTCTTCATAGAAGTGGTGCAGTGAGATGTCTGTTTGACTGGGATTTGTAATAATGCAATCTGTTCTTTTTGCAGGAAGCCAATGATGAACTGGATAATGCCCTCCTAGacgacagttttgaaaacagtcTTCAAGTGAGTAGCCTACTGACCTGTATGCTCATAGATTATAATGCGTTGAATACTTATCTTAGACCTTGAAACAATACTCTTCACAGTAGGCTTAACGTAGGAGGGACGTTACCCAGTTCAGTCAGTTGGGTTATCCACGCTGCACAGTCCCAAAGAAACATGACTGTAACGTGTTCGCCATCCCTCCACAGACGCCTTCTGGATGTCACATTATGGACAACCTACTGAAGTTCTATCTGGACACCGTGTTGCCAACAGCTATCAGCGGAACGACGAATGATAACGATTTCAAATCTCAAATCGACTCCATTGGAAACATACTTAACGATCTCAAGAAGGAGCTTAAGCAATGTGTAAGTGTCTGGTAAAAACAATTTAAACTTCAATACCTAACCTTGAATTTTTCAGTCGCATTACGTAAATAGTTGCCTACCTCACTTGTCAATTAATCTGTTCTACGCTGCGAGTCCATGTTGAAGAGAGCTGGCAATTGTCCCTCCGTGGGAATGTTTTTTCATAGACGCCTCTAGATGTCAGCAGTACAGCAATAGGCTAAATGGGATTTAATTGTAtttcaataaatatataaattatgTTTTCAAGAATTACATAGAATGCCAATTCTTCTACCAATGAATTAATTAAGGGCCGTAGGGACAAATAATTATGTATGCAGCTGTAAATAGATAGTTAATAGCTGACGTGTCAGTGCAACTGTCAGAAACTAGGCTAGATTCCCCCAGAACACACCTGGGTATATTGTCATCATGTATTTTACACACTTGTGCTGCTTATCTTGTGGTGATGATATTGCAGGGTTTTATGATAATCCAGAGATCAATTAATCTTACAAAAGGTGTTTACCATGGATAAGAATTTGTTTAGAGCCCTGGGTAATTGTTGTAGTGTTTCCCCTCCCTGGTTCTAATATAGCAGGAATGTCTCCCTGACCGCAAACCTCTAACTAACCCCAAACACAAACGCCTACAATATGTAGACTTCCCTACTTGAACTGCATCCAAAACTAAGTTCCCACGCTTGAAAATTGTTTGTGGGTAAGAaagggggagagtgtgtgtgtgtgtgtgtgtgtgtgtgtgtgtgtgtgtgtgtgtgtgtgtgtgtgtgtgtgtgtgtgtgtgtgtgtgtgagagagagagagagagagacagagacagagacagagacagagacagagacagagaccgagAGTGTGTAAGAAGGCTATGGTCTTCTCATAGCACAGATTACATCAGCAGTTTAGGACGTGATGATCCAACCAGAGCTGACGTTGCATGAAAGTGTTCCTGAAACTCTGCAAGATAGATCTGTTCAGCTTTCTTTGTGTCCATGAAACATGAAACAATGTGATCAAGTGTTACAtgttttgttgatgttgtgaCAGATAAAacaattttctctctttctctccttacaGAGACGTTATTTTTCCTGCAAGAAACCATTTGACATTACAGAGTTCATTTCCACCTATAACAAGGTGAGTGAGTCTTACACcgcttgaacaaactgtgtgtgtgtagtgtgtgcctGTCAGTTAACAGGTTTTCTATCTACCTATCTGCAGATGGAGAACAAAGGTCTGTACAAAGCCATGGGAGAGCTGGACTTGTTCTTTAACCACATTGAGACGTACCTGGCATCTAAACGAAGGAAACATTGATCACTGACAGTGCCACTAAGTTTAACCTTTATCACACTGAAATTTCTTCATGAACTTTAAATCCCATTTGGGAATAATCTTTCCCATCCAATGACTGGGGTTGTGTTAGAGATGATTGTTCCAAGTGTTACTTTAATGCAAAACAAAGATACAACTTGGCTGCTTCTCTCTGCCAGCATAAAGCCAACCTCTTCTTTGTCTGATGTGAACTTGAATTTGATATTTGAAAGTGTATTTGTCCTAAGGACAACTTTTTCTGTAATCCTTACTGAGTCATATTGAGTCACATTAAGTAACTGCATGTGAATGCAATTGTACTACCGAAAACTACTGGGACACAGTTTTGTTTACATGTTTGGAGATGAAATCTTAATGATCCGAATCTtccttttgtaaaatgtatttatttggtacaaatgtatttttatattttgcaaagtgttataaaataaatattttcatATGTTCATAACATGTCAATCTATTAATGACAACATCAGCATTGACAATATTTGTCAAAGGTTACCTGTTTAGTCTGAAGCACATAATATAACAAAATATGTAACTGCTACAAGGGTTTTTATGTAGCTGAGCATCCATGTCACCAATCAATAATCAAGGGTGGTTGGGGTAACTGCTATGGTACTTAGTACATCCTGCAATGCGATTTGGGGGAAGCACACTACA is part of the Hypomesus transpacificus isolate Combined female chromosome 9, fHypTra1, whole genome shotgun sequence genome and encodes:
- the il10 gene encoding interleukin-10, coding for MTPYSSLLSFLAALCMCGHALTSRVVCSDRCCSFVEDFPARLKELRASFSKIRDFYEANDELDNALLDDSFENSLQTPSGCHIMDNLLKFYLDTVLPTAISGTTNDNDFKSQIDSIGNILNDLKKELKQCRRYFSCKKPFDITEFISTYNKMENKGLYKAMGELDLFFNHIETYLASKRRKH